Proteins co-encoded in one Xiphophorus hellerii strain 12219 chromosome 10, Xiphophorus_hellerii-4.1, whole genome shotgun sequence genomic window:
- the LOC116727518 gene encoding neurogenic differentiation factor 2-like: MLSRLFSEVLPDVQRLAADWVQDSDSDGCKVKEEREGCHLGEDDLDEPPEGSSRAESEMAEDDDDEDDDGEEEECGDENGGDKPKKRGPKKRKMTAARVERSKLRRVKANARERTRMHDLNSALDNLRKVVPCYSKTQKLSKIETLRLAKNYILALGEILRNGKRPDVVAYVQMLCKGLSQPTTNLVAGCLQLNTRNFLTEQCADGARFHMPSSPFSVHPYPYRCSRLSSPHYQPGAGALNMRGPSYSGSGYEAVYMPGGTSPDYNSPEYEGQHSPPVCLNGGLSGKQQESSDTDRSYHYSMHYSGLTTSRPNHGLHFGPSGARSGGAHSENIPPFHDVHLHHDRAPPYEDLNAFFHN, translated from the coding sequence ATGTTGAGCCGTCTGTTCAGCGAGGTGCTGCCGGACGTCCAGCGGTTGGCGGCGGACTGGGTGCAGGACAGCGACAGCGACGGATGCAAGGTGAAGGAGGAACGCGAGGGGTGCCACCTCGGAGAGGACGATTTGGACGAGCCGCCGGAGGGCAGCAGCCGGGCAGAGTCCGAGATGGCCGAGGACGACGACGATGAGGACGACGATGGCGAGGAAGAAGAGTGCGGGGACGAAAACGGCGGGGATAAACCCAAGAAGCGCGGCCCGAAGAAGCGCAAGATGACGGCGGCGCGCGTGGAGCGCTCCAAGCTGCGGCGCGTGAAGGCCAACGCGCGGGAGCGCACGCGCATGCACGATCTGAACTCGGCGCTGGACAACTTGCGCAAAGTGGTTCCGTGCTACTCCAAAACCCAGAAACTCTCCAAAATAGAGACTTTGAGGTTGGCCAAGAATTATATTCTAGCCCTCGGGGAGATTTTACGCAACGGGAAACGTCCAGATGTGGTGGCCTACGTGCAGATGTTGTGCAAGGGCCTGTCCCAGCCTACTACCAACCTGGTGGCGGGCTGCCTGCAGCTCAACACCAGGAACTTCCTGACCGAGCAGTGCGCGGACGGAGCCCGCTTCCACATGCCCAGTTCTCCGTTCTCAGTCCACCCCTACCCCTACCGCTGCTCCCGCCTCTCTAGCCCTCACTACCAGCCCGGAGCCGGAGCTCTCAATATGCGGGGCCCTTCCTACAGCGGCTCCGGGTATGAGGCCGTGTACATGCCGGGCGGGACGTCCCCAGACTACAACAGCCCGGAGTATGAGGGCCAGCACAGCCCGCCGGTGTGCCTGAACGGCGGCCTGTCCGGGAAGCAGCAGGAGTCCTCAGACACAGACAGGAGCTATCATTACTCTATGCATTACTCCGGACTGACCACATCCCGGCCCAATCACGGCCTACATTTTGGACCATCGGGGGCGCGCAGCGGAGGCGCGCATTCAGAAAACATCCCACCTTTCCACGACGTCCACCTGCACCACGACAGGGCGCCGCCATATGAAGACCTGAACGCTTTTTTCCACAACTGA